A genomic segment from Triticum dicoccoides isolate Atlit2015 ecotype Zavitan chromosome 1A, WEW_v2.0, whole genome shotgun sequence encodes:
- the LOC119295506 gene encoding late embryogenesis abundant protein B19.3 isoform X1: MASGQQERSELDRMAREGETVVPGGTGGKSLEAQEHLADGRSRGGETRKEQLGEEGYREMGHKGGETRKEQLGEEGYREMGRKGGLSTMEESGGERAAREGIEIDESKFKTKS; this comes from the exons ATGGCTTCCGGTCAGCAGGAGAGGTCGGAGCTGGACCGCATGGCCCGCGAGGGGGAGACCGTCGTCCCCGGCGGCACCGGTGGGAAGAGCCTCGAGGCGCAGGAGCACCTCGCCGACG GGCGCAGCCGCGGCGGGGAGACTCGGAAGGAGCAGCTCGGGGAGGAGGGGTACCGCGAGATGGGGCACAAGGGCGGGGAGACTCGCAAGGAGCAGCTCGGGGAGGAGGGGTACCGCGAGATGGGGCGCAAGGGCGGGCTGAGCACCATGGAGGAGTCTGGTGGCGAGCGCGCCGCCAGGGAGGGCATCGAGATCGATGAGTCCAAGTTCAAGACCAAGTCCTAA
- the LOC119295506 gene encoding em protein H5 isoform X2: MASGQQERSELDRMAREGETVVPGGTGGKSLEAQEHLADGRHKGGETRKEQLGEEGYREMGRKGGLSTMEESGGERAAREGIEIDESKFKTKS; the protein is encoded by the exons ATGGCTTCCGGTCAGCAGGAGAGGTCGGAGCTGGACCGCATGGCCCGCGAGGGGGAGACCGTCGTCCCCGGCGGCACCGGTGGGAAGAGCCTCGAGGCGCAGGAGCACCTCGCCGACGGTA GGCACAAGGGCGGGGAGACTCGCAAGGAGCAGCTCGGGGAGGAGGGGTACCGCGAGATGGGGCGCAAGGGCGGGCTGAGCACCATGGAGGAGTCTGGTGGCGAGCGCGCCGCCAGGGAGGGCATCGAGATCGATGAGTCCAAGTTCAAGACCAAGTCCTAA